In a single window of the Nicotiana tomentosiformis chromosome 10, ASM39032v3, whole genome shotgun sequence genome:
- the LOC104094670 gene encoding germin-like protein subfamily 1 member 1, translating to METNTILFSMSLLVVLGLVGSDPDPLQDYCVADTKKATKENFYCNGVPCINPDHVETSHFATSALSKPGKISIMFGFNVTLTTILNLPGLNTQGLTMARIDIGANSLVPPHSHPRASEVAILLKGSLLVGFIDTSNHLFTQNLQPGDCFVFPKGLIHFLYNTDSNEQALAVSGLSSQNPGLQMASPAAFATKQNMPDEEVLKKVFAGQ from the coding sequence ATGGAAACTAACACTATCCTATTCAGTATGAGTCTACTTGTTGTATTGGGCTTGGTCGGATCCGACCCAGATCCGCTCCAAGATTACTGCGTGGCTGATACCAAAAAAGCCACAAAAGAAAATTTCTATTGCAATGGTGTGCCATGTATCAATCCAGACCATGTAGAAACTTCACATTTTGCAACATCAGCTTTATCCAAACCTGGTAAAATTAGCATAATGTTTGGTTTTAATGTGACACTTACTACAATTTTAAATTTGCCAGGTTTGAACACTCAAGGACTAACTATGGCACGAATAGACATCGGTGCAAATAGTCTCGTGCCCCCTCATTCTCACCCTCGAGCCTCAGAAGTGGCCATTTTACTAAAGGGTTCACTTTTAGTAGGATTTATCGACACTTCAAATCACTTGTTTACTCAGAATTTGCAACCTGGAGATTGTTTtgtttttcctaagggtttgattcattttctTTATAATACGGATTCTAATGAGCAAGCATTGGCTGTGTCTGGGTTGAGTAGCCAGAACCCTGGTCTCCAAATGGCGTCTCCTGCTGCGTTTGCAACGAAACAAAATATGCCAGACGAAGAAGTACTTAAGAAGGTATTTGCAGGTCAATGA
- the LOC138900149 gene encoding uncharacterized protein: MSKIEEIDIRVKAYLYNIGYPRWSRVHATMNRTWTMTSNITESLNAVTKYARELHVVELLEYMRTLLERWTNEKLLNAKGMFTYLGKKYNKELEDNGILSQKMRVRASTYYIYTVIDGMKCFIVCLQNKRCSCGQFRLDELPCAHALAVLRHMNESYENYCSPYYTRESLQQTYEIPVDPLPDERKWNVPQYIVEEVVKPPIGKRQAGRPQKQRYKPYDEVNAKKYKVSYGNCGLEGHNKRSCRNAPKRK; encoded by the exons ATGTCAAAGATTGAAGAGATCGACATACGTGTTAAAGCATACCTATACAATATTGGCTATCCCAGATGGTCTCGGGTACATGCTACGATGAACCGAACGTGGACGATGACATCAAACATTACAGAGTCATTGAATGCGGTAACCAAATATGCAAGAGAGCTGCACGTAGTAGAACTATTAGAGTACATGAGGACTCTTCTTGAACGTTGGACTAATGAAAAGTTATTGAATGCAAAGGGTATGTTCACATACCTTGggaaaaaatacaacaaagagtTGGAGGACAACGGGATATTATCGCAGAAGATGAGA GTGAGGGCTTCAACATATTACATCTATACTGTGATAGATGGTATGAAGTGCTTCATTGTTTGCCTTCAAAATAAGAGATGTAGTTGTGGACAATTCCGGCTTGATGAACTTCCTTGTGCACATGCTTTGGCGGTATTGAGGCACATGAACGAGTCTTATGAAAACTATTGTTCTCCTTATTATACGAGAGAGAGCCTTCAGCAGACTTATGAAATACCAGTAGACCCACTGCCTGACGAAAGAAAATGGAATGTGCCACAATATATAGTTGAAGAAGTTGTAAAGCCACCTATAGGGAAAAGGCAGGCAGGGAGACCTCAAAAACAAAGATACAAACCATATGATGAAGTAAATGCAAAAAAGTACAAGGTTTCATATGGCAACTGCGGACTAGAAGGGcataacaaaagatcttgtaggaaTGCtcccaaaagaaaataa